The following coding sequences lie in one Chelonia mydas isolate rCheMyd1 chromosome 6, rCheMyd1.pri.v2, whole genome shotgun sequence genomic window:
- the NDUFAF1 gene encoding complex I intermediate-associated protein 30, mitochondrial isoform X2, with protein sequence MALSFKLLDSIFLSSRCHRQNALHPLLGPLLSDCISKLYSSYRRPGTSPDNTQPWKMNFSFEKGVDGIKKHFGVLKKELVDHWKGPEGYRFDEYLLEQTRVVWEFRSQKDLDEWVISSDVEIGGKSEAYLKLGKNNQTALLYGTLNTEAPRDGETEYSGYCAMRAKLPKGAFERKKYYDWSNFNSLYLRIRGDGRPWMINIYTNPYFSHQKDDLYNYFIFTRGGPYWQEIKIPFSKFFLSSRGRIQDDQHPLWLDKVTPKQYLWRRAGVHGRVNCNTALPNLASSLAYWVMA encoded by the exons ATGGCTCTATCTTTTAAACTGCTGGACAGTATCTTTCTTTCTAGTAGGTGCCATAGGCAAAATGCCTTGCATCCTTTGCTTGGACCTCTCCTCAGTGATTGCATCTCAAAATTGTACAGTAGCTATAGGAGACCAGGGACATCACCTGATAACACTCAACCTTGGAAGATGAATTTCAGCTTTGAGAAGGGAGTGGATGGAATTAAGAAACATTTTGGTGTCCTAAAAAAGGAGTTGGTGGATCACTGGAAAGGGCCTGAGGGCTATCGTTTCGACGAGTACTTGTTGGAACAGACTAGAGTGGTCTGGGAGTTTCGCAGCCAGAAAGATTTAGATGAGTGGGTGATTTCTTCTGATGTCGAGATCGGAGGGAAAAGTGAAGCCTACCTAAAACTGGGTAAGAATAATCAGACTGCTCTGCTGTATGGGACCCTCAATACTGAAGCACCTCGTGATGGGGAAACAGAATACAGTGGATATTGCGCAATGAGAGCCAAACTGCCAAAG GGAGCGTTTGAAAGGAAGAAGTATTATGATTGGTCAAACTTCAATAGTCTGTATTTACGCATTCGTGGTGATGGTCGACCCTGGATGATAAACATCTATACAAACCCATACTTCTCCCATCAAAAGGATGACCTGTACAATTACTTCATATTCACCCGAGGGGGTCCATACTGGCAGGAAATTAAG ATTCCATTCTCCAAGTTCTTTCTCTCAAGTCGGGGGAGAATCCAGGATGATCAGCACCCACTCTGGTTAGATAAG gtaaCTCCTAAGCAGTACCTCTGGAGGCGGGCAGGAGTTCATGGACGTGtcaattgcaacacagctctgccaaatttAGCATCATCTCTGGCCTACTGGGTAATGGCGTAA
- the NDUFAF1 gene encoding complex I intermediate-associated protein 30, mitochondrial isoform X1 — MALSFKLLDSIFLSSRCHRQNALHPLLGPLLSDCISKLYSSYRRPGTSPDNTQPWKMNFSFEKGVDGIKKHFGVLKKELVDHWKGPEGYRFDEYLLEQTRVVWEFRSQKDLDEWVISSDVEIGGKSEAYLKLGKNNQTALLYGTLNTEAPRDGETEYSGYCAMRAKLPKGAFERKKYYDWSNFNSLYLRIRGDGRPWMINIYTNPYFSHQKDDLYNYFIFTRGGPYWQEIKIPFSKFFLSSRGRIQDDQHPLWLDKISTVGFTLGDKADGPFQLEIDFIGLLNDRAHTEEFAYETYERNPKV; from the exons ATGGCTCTATCTTTTAAACTGCTGGACAGTATCTTTCTTTCTAGTAGGTGCCATAGGCAAAATGCCTTGCATCCTTTGCTTGGACCTCTCCTCAGTGATTGCATCTCAAAATTGTACAGTAGCTATAGGAGACCAGGGACATCACCTGATAACACTCAACCTTGGAAGATGAATTTCAGCTTTGAGAAGGGAGTGGATGGAATTAAGAAACATTTTGGTGTCCTAAAAAAGGAGTTGGTGGATCACTGGAAAGGGCCTGAGGGCTATCGTTTCGACGAGTACTTGTTGGAACAGACTAGAGTGGTCTGGGAGTTTCGCAGCCAGAAAGATTTAGATGAGTGGGTGATTTCTTCTGATGTCGAGATCGGAGGGAAAAGTGAAGCCTACCTAAAACTGGGTAAGAATAATCAGACTGCTCTGCTGTATGGGACCCTCAATACTGAAGCACCTCGTGATGGGGAAACAGAATACAGTGGATATTGCGCAATGAGAGCCAAACTGCCAAAG GGAGCGTTTGAAAGGAAGAAGTATTATGATTGGTCAAACTTCAATAGTCTGTATTTACGCATTCGTGGTGATGGTCGACCCTGGATGATAAACATCTATACAAACCCATACTTCTCCCATCAAAAGGATGACCTGTACAATTACTTCATATTCACCCGAGGGGGTCCATACTGGCAGGAAATTAAG ATTCCATTCTCCAAGTTCTTTCTCTCAAGTCGGGGGAGAATCCAGGATGATCAGCACCCACTCTGGTTAGATAAG ATTAGTACTGTTGGATTCACACTGGGAGACAAGGCAGATGGCCCTTTCCAGCTGGAGATAGACTTTATTGGATTGCTGAATGACAGAGCTCATACAGAGGAATTCGCCTATGAAACATATGAAAGAAATCCCAAGGTCTAG